Within the Chryseobacterium geocarposphaerae genome, the region AATGGTTTTTGGTAAGCAGATAAGAATACTGAGTTCTGTCTCCTTCTTTTGCCTGTATATTCGGATCATCAATATTGTAGCTTACATCTCCGTCAAAAGCATTTTGATTGTAAGCAAAGTTTGCACCTAGCAAATCTTTTACTCTTCTGAAGTTATCAGACCTTAGATTCTGATAATTGAAGTTGATATTTAATTTCCAGTTATCTTTTAATCTTGTATCAAAGTGAGAAGCAAAGTTGAATGTTTGGTCTTTGTTAACGTCTTCTACGACTGAATAAACCGCTCCTCTATCTGATCCATCCGGATTTTTAAGATTAAGACGGTTGGCGCTATACAAATCATTCCAATTGATCTGAGACTGAGCTCTAAACTCATCCTCTGTTAAAAGACCATATCCAGGAAGTTTTCTATAATAAGTCGGATTCGGATCCGCAGCATGGAACCAGTCTAGTCTGCTTCTTGCATCGCTTCCGAACTGATAAGAAACAGTATTGATCCAGTTAGAGTTTTTACCGATTTTTAAATAATCAGTCAGCATAAAGACCGGTTCAAATACGTGTCTGATTCTTGAGTTTCTCTTCTCTCCATCTTGCCATCCCCAGTATGAATTATAGTTTTTTCCCATAATATCATATACTTCTTGGGTATTCGGAGAGTTAGAAGCTCTGTAAGTTGGAGAGCCAAAACCAGTTAAGTTGATGGAATGTCTATCACTGAACTGTTTCTCAATTGATCCAAAGTATGCATAAGCATCTTGGTATACACCGTCTATAATAGCTCTGTCTCCCCATCTTCTGCTTCCAGAGAAAGTAAATGCCCAACCTTTTTTAGATAAACCTGAAGAATAAGTTGCCAAAGCTCTGTTCAAATAACTTCTATTAGTAAATGAATAGGCTAATGAGGTTTGTTTTCTGTAGCTGGAAGCTCTTGTATTATAGTAAACAACACCTCCCAGGTTACCAAAAGTATATTCTGAAGGGGTAATATTATCTACGTTCTCGTATGGATATCTTGTTACATCATTTAAACCACCCCAATTACTGAAATCAATTCTTCCGTCGTCATTTTTAGACATAGGAATTCCATTGAAAAACACATCCTCAAATCTGTTGTCTACACCTCTTGGTCTAAACCAGTATGCTCCTAATTCAAAAGCAGATACATTCTGAAATGCATCTCTCCCCGAACTTAAAAGACCTACTGTAGGTTGCATTGCAGAACCTCCGTCTTCAGTATCACTTGCAGAATCATCAACAACAACCACACCAGCATCTGATGAACCTACATTGTTACTAAGTGTTATAACACCTAGATTCTTTCTTTTCTCATCGGCAGTTACATCAAACTCTATAATTTTAGATTCAAAATTTGGTTTCGTAACCGTAATAAGATAATGACCCGGCTTTAGATCTACAAATTGGAAATATCCAATTTTATCCGCAGTTACATCATTTACGGACTGTGCAAGATCCACTTCTGCTCTCTCCAAAGGTTTACCTTCCTGATCCTTAACGTACGCAAAAACAGTAGTTTGTGCAAAGTAATAAGACGCAGGCAATAAAGTAAACAAAGAGATTAGGGATAGTTTTTTTATCATATATAAACTTTTTTAACTCCTTCTTTAATTAAGGGGCAACAAATTTAGAACTATTTTCATTAACTCAAACATTTTTAATAATTTATTCTATTAATTTTTCTTAACCTATGATTATTATCCTAAAAATATCACCTTTTTACAATTAATTACAAAAAAATATTTATTAATTTTTTTTAATCTTTTTTCTTATATAAAATTAGTACTTTTACCCCCTCATTTTTTTAAAAATACTAAGAATATGAAAAAATATTTAATCCTTATTGCCATTTTTTGTTTCGGATTTACGTTTTCTCAGCAGAAACAAGTAAAAAGAGCCGCTATTGGATTTTTGAATGTTGAAAACCTTTGGGACACCATCCCTTCTGCTGATTATATCAACGGAACTCTAGCTGTTTCTAATCCTGCATTTCACAGAAGTGTTCCATTAGATTCGTTAAAGTTTTTAGAAACTACTGAAGATTATAAGGGAGAATGGAGTGATGATCTTCTAATTGGTAAAAAAGTAATCCGTAAGCAAATCTTAGCAGACGATTTTACAGCCAACAGTCCTAAAAGATGGGGAACAAAGTTTTATAATCAGAAGTTAGCAAATGAAGCGAAAGTCATCTCGGAATTAGGAAGACAGTATACCAATGACAACCCTGCAATCTGTGGACTTATTGAAGTAGAAAACAGACAAGTAGTTGAAGATTTGATAAAACAACCTGCTTTAGCCAGAAGCAATTATGGTATTGTGCACTTTAATTCTTATGATGCCAGAGGGATTGATGTGGCTATTATTTATCAGAAAGGAAGATTTTCTGTACAGAATTCGTATAAAAAAGAAATCAAAA harbors:
- a CDS encoding TonB-dependent receptor; this encodes MIKKLSLISLFTLLPASYYFAQTTVFAYVKDQEGKPLERAEVDLAQSVNDVTADKIGYFQFVDLKPGHYLITVTKPNFESKIIEFDVTADEKRKNLGVITLSNNVGSSDAGVVVVDDSASDTEDGGSAMQPTVGLLSSGRDAFQNVSAFELGAYWFRPRGVDNRFEDVFFNGIPMSKNDDGRIDFSNWGGLNDVTRYPYENVDNITPSEYTFGNLGGVVYYNTRASSYRKQTSLAYSFTNRSYLNRALATYSSGLSKKGWAFTFSGSRRWGDRAIIDGVYQDAYAYFGSIEKQFSDRHSINLTGFGSPTYRASNSPNTQEVYDIMGKNYNSYWGWQDGEKRNSRIRHVFEPVFMLTDYLKIGKNSNWINTVSYQFGSDARSRLDWFHAADPNPTYYRKLPGYGLLTEDEFRAQSQINWNDLYSANRLNLKNPDGSDRGAVYSVVEDVNKDQTFNFASHFDTRLKDNWKLNINFNYQNLRSDNFRRVKDLLGANFAYNQNAFDGDVSYNIDDPNIQAKEGDRTQYSYLLTKNHYSLNVSSEVDFNKWNVVASIFSSYSESYREGNYRSYRFQNNSKGKSAVYDALDAGIKAKITYKINGKNFIVYDGAFFSLAPTFNEIYINPRTVDFLTPGVRNQVINSNDLSYIMRGQILKLRLSGFYTTISNATEISRYYADVQSGSGTALSTLVNEAMSNVNKRYIGAELGFDVKILPTLNAIGAASVGEYKYTSDADVSTFDDINRFRGEDFWRGKAQVKNYKVAGTPQKAFSFGLKYNSPKYWWVGASANYLMDQYVDISALNKTPYFYTDAGGNPIEAATPELVKQLTAQQKFDDQFMLNANAGKSFVFGKYRMGISISVNNILNNRNYVTGGFEQGRNVNFDDALADSQRARPYFSPKLWYDKGITFFTNVYLRF